A window of Ruminiclostridium herbifermentans genomic DNA:
TGATTACAATGTTGCCTATTTGTATGTTTCTTATTCGTAAAAAGCCCCAAATTCCAATTATTATAAGTGATAAAGTCAGTACTATTAACATCATTGTTGCAAATCCAGGCATTTTTATATTTGAAATATAGTTCCAGATATTGTTAAAAGCATTTACAAAATTGTCCTTCAAAATTACTCCTCCTATATAAATGCAATTAAAAGTTTACATTTATTATATTATAGTGTGAATTGCAATACAAATATTTATAAGAATAAAGCATTTAATGAAATTGATTCAATAATTATACAAGTTGATTTTTTAAGGGATTGGGATAGTTGCAATAATTTTTATATTGACTGATTTAAGTATATTTGTCGGATAAGTTGAGGCTACCATAAATATTGAAAGGATTGATTTCTTATTCTTGTAAGTGCAGCACTCGTAACATCTATTATAAGAAATATTAAAAGGATTGAGTTTTATTTATTGAGTTTTATTTTTTGTATTTAGGTATTATATACCGAGGTAGCATTTTTAAATTGTAAAATCAATAAGGTGTGTTATAATTATGAACAATGGAATGGGACGTGGAGGTTTATATGCTGACGTGGGAACAACTAATATTGGCATGTGAAGGCTGCCAATTATGTGAACTTGGAAAGCTGAGAAATAATATAGTTATTGGAAGAGGAAATATAAAAGCGCCTGTAATGTTTATCGGTGAAGGACCAGGGGAGCAGGAGGATTTAAAAGGTGAGCCATTCGTGGGGGCTGCCGGACAACTTCTGGATGTTCTATTAGAGGCTTTAGCTTTTAAGCCTGAGGATTACTATATTGCTAATGTAGTTAAATGCAGACCGCCAAATAACAGAGTTCCAACTGATTCTGAGGCTGAAAATTGTTTGCCATATTTGAGAAACCAAGTAGCTTTGATAAGACCTAAAATAATAGTATGTCTTGGAAGCACTGCGGCAAGATATGTCATTTCAAAAGAAATTAAAATCACTCAAATACGGGGACAATGGCACGAGCAAAAGGGCTGCTGGATTATGCCAACTTTTCATCCTGCAGCACTGTTAAGAGATTCAACAAAGAAAGTATTGCTTTTTAAAGATATAAAAAATGTAAAGTTAAAAATGGCAGAAATTCTGTAACTCATACTTGATTAAATACAGTATTGTTGGGAGAAGGTAAAATTGAAAGAAATAAGACAAAAACTTGATGAATTATATTGCAGATATAAAGAGGAATTTAATCAGGAGGAGATAGTACTTGGTGATGGTTGCTTAACCAGTCCCATAGTTATTGTAGGTGAAGCACCCGGCAAGGATGAGGTTATGTTGGGAAGACCATTTGTAGGGGCTGCTGGTAAAAATTTAAATGAGTTTATAAATGTATTGGGTATTGATCGTGATGCTTTGTTTATTACAAATGCAATAAAATATAGATTGGGAAAATTAAATCCCAAAACGCAAAGAATAATCAATAGGCCTGCAACAAATCAAGACATTAGGAATAACCAAAAGTGGCTTCATGATGAAATAAACATACTCAAACCGCAGATAATTGTTACACTGGGAAACGTACCACTTAAGTCAATTATGGATGATTTTAAAGTATCAATAGGTGATATGCATGGTATTTTTAACTCTTGTAATGTATCAGGGAATGAATTTAAATTGTTTCCTCTGTATCATCCAGCAAGTATTATTTATAACAGAGCATTAAAGGAAGTATATTATAACGATGTACTGAAATTAAAGAATATGATTACCGAGTTCTTTACATAGTTCTGTGCCTGAATGTTGTTTTGGAGGTTATTATGAGAAAATTTGAGAAAATTAAAAAGTATTATATGCAAAATAATAAGCCTAATCAGCCGGATTATTACTTACTTGGGTGGGAAAGTGAAGCTGCACAGCAACAAAGATTTGTAGCTTTGGTTAACGATTTGAACTTGGATAGAAAAAAAATCCTTGACATTGGTTGTGGAACAGGTAATTTATTGCAGTTTCTAGAACAAAGATTTTCTGGTTTTGAGTATACAGGAGTTGATATTCTTGAACATATGATAGCCATTGCCAAAAGCAAAAATTTAAAAGGAACATTTCTTTGTATAGATATTTTTAAAGAAAATCCTTTTACTTATAATGAATTTGATAATGTTTTTGCTTCTGGGATTTTTAATATTAATCTAGGGAATAATAAACAATTTATCATTGATGCACTTGGGCTGTTTAATAGTATTTGTAAAGAGACCATATCTTTTAATCTCTTGTATGACAAGTCTCCAAATAGAGAGGATAAATATTTTTATACTTCACCAGATGAAATATGTAAATTGATAGAAGATAATTATTCAAATCATTTTAAAATTAAAGTTATAGAGGGATATCTCAGTAATGATTTTACTGTGGTTTGTAATAAGGTTAATAAATAGCTTTGGATTGCTGATTAACCAATTTAAGCAGTAAAAATACTATTTTTTCTTATAAAACTAACTTCCACATATAAATCTGTAAGAGTAAATCCTATGCGCAGAGTAGATGTGAGTGTAATGGAGGTGCAGACTAAATCCTGGATATAGACTTTAACTAGGAGATTGTCTATGTATTCATGCTTAGAGTTGTAAAATTATTTTTTGTTCCTACATAACAATGCTGCTTTAACTGTTCGTAGGCTTGAATATCTATCTAGTTTATTGGGTTAATAAATATCAGAAAAATCAATCTATTCATCCACACAAAATAAGATATTGCATGTATTGTGATGAGCAGATAGCATATGCTGTTAACTATCATATGAAGCATAGTATAAACATTAGTCAAACGATAAAAGTTAATTCCGCCGCTTATTATTTTAGGGTGGAATAACTTTTTCAAATAAGCCTCATTTTACCTACCAGGTGAAATGAAAAGTTAAATTCCATTCATGATAAAGAACCTGATAAATAAAGATGTTAAATTAGTTTAAATTAAAGTAATTTGGTGTGGATTTATATATAAATGTACGAAAAATATTGATTTTTAGGCGCAACAATTCATCAATGGAATGAAAATACCATTTTTGAAAAGTTAAATTCCACTGTTACTTTATATTAATTATTTGCCATAAATATAACTAAAATAGAGACCACTGTCAATGGTATACGCATAACTGAAAAATCGTTGACAGTGATTCTTATTTGAGAATTAGTAGCTAAGAAAGATAAAATAAAAGTAATTGTTTAACATTGTAAAACTAATTTCCACTCATAGAATTGTAAGAGTAAATTCCATATGTAGTGTAGATAGGGGTGGGGTGGGATTTAACTTTTCAATTGAGTATTTTACCTACCACTATATAATTAAAATTTTATGTATTGACATTGCATATTGGATTATGCTATTATAACTAGGCTGTTGCTGAACGAACAAAACAATACTTTATGTAGTAATTTATGACAGACAAAAATCTACAAAACTATTGACAAGTAAGTTACAGTGTGGTAATATATAAAAAGTCGCGCGGCCATAGCCGGTGATTATTCAAGTGAATAAATGCTGTAGTGATAGTGAAATTATTTTGAACGGCAAGTTTACATATATAAATGAGTCGTGAGAAATTTTGGGGTTATATTCAGTATTTATTAATTTGAAATTGGACTTTGAAAAGTAAACAGTGACAAGTCTTTTAATAAAAGACCATGTAAAGGAACTCGAAAAATTCCAAAGTCTATATAATGGACTTTAAATTGAGTAACTTGCGAACTTTACAACCTAGTTCTTAAAGAACAAGGAACAATAAGTCAGCAATTTTAATGAGCAATTAAATTTTCAAATTTAAATATTAATTTGAGAGTTTGATCCTGGCTCAGGACGAACGCTGGCGGCGTGCCTAACACATGCAAGTCGAGCGGAGTTAATTGAAAGCTTGCTTTTGATTAACTTAGCGGCGGACGGGTGAGTAACGCGTGGGCAACCTGCCTTTCACAGGGGGATAACACAGGGAAACTTGTGCTAATACCGCATAACACATCGAGGTAGCATTACCATGATGTCAAAGGAGCAATCCGGTGAAAGATGGGCCCGCGTCCAATTAGCTAGTTGGTGATGTAACGGACCACCAAGGCGACGATTGGTAGCCGAACTGAGAGGTTGATCGGCCACATTGGGACTGAGACACGGCCCAGACTCCTACGGGAGGCAGCAGTGGGGAATATTGCACAATGGGGGAAACCCTGATGCAGCAACGCCGCGTGAAGGATGAAGGTTTTCGGATTGTAAACTTCTTTAGTCAGGGACGAAAAAATGACGGTACCTGAAGAATAAGCCACGGCTAACTACGTGCCAGCAGCCGCGGTAATACGTAGGTGGCGAGCGTTGTCCGGAATTACTGGGTGTAAAGGGCGTGTAGGCGGGAATGTAAGTCAGATGTGAAATCCCAGGGCTTAACTCTGGAGCTGCATCTGAAACTATATTTCTTGAGTGCCGGAGAGGAAAGCGGAATTCCTAGTGTAGCGGTGAAATGCGTAGATATTAGGAGGAACACCAGTGGCGAAGGCGGCTTTCTGGACGGTAACTGACGCTGAGGCGCGAAAGCGTGGGGAGCAAACAGGATTAGATACCCTGGTAGTCCACGCTGTAAACGATGGATACTAGGTGTAGGAGGTATCGACCCCTTCTGTGCCGGAGTTAACACAATAAGTATCCCACCTGGGGAGTACGGCCGCAAGGTTGAAACTCAAAGGAATTGACGGGGGCCCGCACAAGCAGTGGAGTATGTGGTTTAATTCGAAGCAACGCGAAGAACCTTACCAAGGCTTGACATACAGTGGAATACGGCAGAGATGTCGTAGCCCTTCGGGGCTGCTGTACAGGTGGTGCATGGTTGTCGTCAGCTCGTGTCGTGAGATGTTGGGTTAAGTCCCGCAACGAGCGCAACCCCTGTTGTTAGTTGATAACATTCAGATGATCACTCTAACGAGACTGCCGGTGATAAATCGGAGGAAGGTGGGGACGACGTCAAATCATCATGCCCCTTATGTCTTGGGCTACACACGTACTACAATGGCTATTACAATGAGAAGCAAAGCTGTAAAGTGGAGCAAATCTATAAAAATAGTCTCAGTTCAGATTGTGGGCTGCAACCCGCCCACATGAAGTCGGAATTGCTAGTAATGGCAGGTCAGCATACTGCCGTGAATACGTTCCCGGGCCTTGTACACACCGCCCGTCACACCATGAGAGTCTGCAACACCCGAAGTCGATAGTCTAACCGCAAGGAGGACGTCGCCGAAGGTGGGGCCGATGATTGGGGTGAAGTCGTAACAAGGTAGCCGTATCGGAAGGTGCGGCTGGATCACCTCCTTTCTAAGGAGACACAGATGATGCAGCGTAAGTTGTGATTATCTAGAATCTTTAGGTCGAAGATAGTGTCAGAATTAGCTTGAGCAGAGCTCGCGAAGTCTGGTAAAACATTATCTTAGAGTACCTTACATGAGGATTTACGAAGTAAATCCTTTAGTCACTGTTTAGTTTTCAAAGCCCAAGATATTTTAATACATAGAAATCAAGTCAAAGAACAAATGTTCGAAATTGGTTTTTAGTTAAAAGTCTTAAGGTTTTGAAATATGGATATTGCAGTTAGAGACGAACGATTGCTCTAAAAGGCAAAAGTTATATCTAACATTTACCGTGGGGGTATAGCTCAGCTGGGAGAGCACCTGCCTTGCAAGCAGGGGGTCATGAGTTCGATTCTCATTATCTCCACCATATCGGAATAAAAGATTCCGGTAAAAAACCAGTTGACATATTAATGAAAGCTGGTATAATAAAAGTCCGTGTTGAGAATTGAAAGATTTAATACATGGATTAACTATGGAAAGCATAGTAAACGAACCGAGGTTCGTGTTGTACATTGAGAACTAAATAATGTATCGATAAATGCGTTTTTTATAGAATTTAAAATTCTTTATTGGAAATGAAGTTCTATAGAAACAAGTTTTAATGAAGATGAGAAAACGTAGATATAATTTACATTGTGAATAATATTTACGCGACAAATAATAAGGGTAATATGTACAATTTTTGCAAAAGAAAGGTACACGTGACTCTTAGGAAAGAACTCATTGATAGGTTAAGACAATCACAATCAATTGTGAGAAGCAATTGATATACTTGAGAATCCAAATTATCGAAGATAATTCGAAAAGAGGTCAAGCTACTAAGAGCGTAGGGTGAATGCCTAGGCACCAGAAGGCGATGAAGGACGTGACAAGCTGCGAAAAGCTACGGAGAGGCGCAAATAGCCATTGACCCGTAGATATCCGAATGGGGGAACCCGGCCAAACTAAACATTTGGTCATCGTTACATGAATAAATAGTGTAACGAGGGCAGACGTTGGGAACTGAAACATCTAAGTACCAACAGGAAAAGAAATCAAAAGAGATTCCGTAAGTAGTGGCGAGCGAAAGCGGATTAGCCCAAACCAAGAAATAGCAATATTTCTTGGGGTTGAGGACTAGCATAATGATTCTCAGAGCATAGCAGAATGAGCAGCTGGAAAGCTGAGACCATAGAGGGTAAAAGTCCCGTATGCGAAATGTGAAGAGACAGGCTAGTATCCAGAGTACCACGAGGCACGTGAAACCTCGTGGGAAGCAGGGTGGACCACCATCCAAGGCTAAATACTAACTGGTGACCGATAGTGGAGCAGTACCGTGAGGGAAAGGTGAAAAGAACCCCGGGAGGGGAGTGAAAGAGAACCTGAAACCCTATGTTTACAAGCAGTTGAAGAGCGTTAAAGCTCGACAGCGTACTTTTTGTAGAACGGTCCGGCGAGTTATTGTATGTAGCGAGGTTAAGTACGTAAAGTACGGAGCCGAAGGGAAACCGAGTCTTAATAGGGCGACAAAGTTACATGCTATAGACCCGAAACCGGGTGACCTACCCATGGACAGGTTGAAGCGGGAGTAAAATCTCGTGGAGGACCGAACCACATGACCGTTGAAAAGGTCTGGGATGAGCTGTGGGTGGCGGAGAAATTCCAATCGAACTCGGAGATAGCTGGTTCTCCCCGAAATAGCTTTAGGGCTAGCCTCAAGTTAGAGTCATACGGAGGTAGAGCACTGAATGGGCTAGGGGCCTTACCAGGTTACCGAACCCTATCAAACTCCGAATGCCGTAATGATGTTACTTGGGAGTCAGACTACGAGAGATAAGTCCCGTGGTCAAAAGGGAAACAGCCCAGACCATCAGCTAAGGTCCCCAAATTACAGTTAAGTGGAAAAGGATGTGGGTTTGCTAAGACAACTAGGATGTTGGCTTAGAAGCAGCCACTCATTCAAAGAGTGCGTAATAGCTCACTAGTCGAGTGAGCCTGCGCCGAAAATGTCCGGGGCTAAACTGTATACCGAAGCTATGGATCAGCGTGTGTTCCATGGTATACCCAGAAGAAATGGATTAAAAACATTTCACGAAAACCGACCATTAAGAATAATTCAGAGGTTTTCGTAAAATGGTTTTAAGGCTAAAGTGTATACCGGGTATAGCATGGAGCACACGAGGGTGGTAGGGGAGCTTACTGTTGTAGGTTGAAGCACGACCGGAAGGACGTGTGGACGAAGCAGTAGTGAGAATGCCGGAATAAGTAGCGAGAGTAAAGTGAGAATCTTTACCGTCGAAAGCCTAAGGTTTCCTGGGGAAGGTTCGTCCGCCCAGGGTAAGTCTGGACCTAAGCTGAGGCCGAAAGGCGTAAGTGATGGACAACAGGTTGAAATTCCTGTACTACCGTTATTCGTTATGAGAGAGGTGGGGACGCAGGAGGATAAGTCAAGCATACAGCTGGAAAAGTATGCGCAAGCGAGGTAGATAGTCTAGTAGGCAAATCCGCTAGATGTTTCGAAGGCGTGATGCGGAGGGAAAATAAGTACCGAAGTGACCGATTCCACACTGACGAGAAAATCCACTATCCAGAATAAAGGTACCAGTACCGCAAACCGACACAGGTAGGTGAGGAGAGAATCCTAAGACGAGCGGGAGAAGCGTTGTTAAGGAACTCGGCAAATTGACCCCGTAAGTTAGCGATAAGGGGTGCCACTAGAGATAGTGGTCGCAGAGAATAGGCCCAAGCAACTGTTTATCAAAAACACAGGTCTCTGCTAAATCGAAAGATGAAGTATAGGGGCTGACGCCTGCCCGGTGCTGGAAGGTTACGGGAATTGCTTAGCGCAAGCGAAGGCATGAACTTAAGCCCCAGTAAACGGCGGCCGTAACTATAACGGTCCTAAGGTAGCGAAATTCCTTGTCAGGTAAGTTCTGACCCGCACGAATGGCGTAATGACTTGGGCACTGTCTCAACAACGTACCCGGCGAAATTGTAGTACTTGTGAAGATGCAAGTTACCCGCGGCTAGACGGAAAGACCCCATGGAGCTTCACTGTAGCTTGATATTGGGTTTCGGTATTTTTTGTACAGGATAGGTGGGAGACTGAGAAGTAGTGGCGCCAGCCATTATGGAGTCGACGTTGGGATACCACTCTAAAAGTACTGGAACTCTAACCAGGTACCATAAACTGGTACTGGGACACTGTCAGGTGGGCAGTTTGACTGGGGCGGTCGCCTCCTAAAGAGTAACGGAGGCGTTCAAAGGTTACCTCAGCGCGGTTGGAAATCGCGCATCGAGTGCAAAGGCATAAGGTAGCCTGACTGCGAGAGCTACAACTCGAGCAGATACGAAAGTAGGACTTAGTGATCCGGTGGTATGAAAGTGGAATTGCCATCGCTCAACGGATAAAAGCTACCCTGGGGATAACAGGCTTATCTCCCCCAAGAGTCCACATCGACGGGGAGGTTTGGCACCTCGATGTCGGCTCATCGCATCCTGGAGCTGTAGCAGGTTCCAAGGGTTTGGCTGTTCGCCAATTAAAGCGGTACGCGAGCTGGGTTCAGAACGTCGTGAGACAGTTCGGTCCCTATCTGCCGCGGGCGCAGGATATTTGAGAGGATCTGTCCTTAGTACGAGAGGACCGGGATGGACGAACCTCTAGTGCACCAGTTGTCATACCAATGGCACAGCTGGGTAGCCAAGTTCGGAAGGGATAAACGCTGAAGGCATCTAAGCGTGAAACCCACCTCAAGATGAGATATCCCACTAGCAATAGGTAAGACCCCATGTAGACTACATGGTTGATAGGTCAAGAGTGTAAGTACAGTAATGTATTTAGCTGATTGATACTAATAGGTCGAGGGTTTGACCCAAAGAAGAGGAACAAAAGTTTCCAACAGGTATTCAAGAGTAGGTCGTTTTAATCTAGAAATGAGGAAAGTACATCTTCAATCGATAACATTATTTAGTTCTGAATGTACAAAATATGCTTGACAGAGTATATGAAATGTATTAACATACAAAAGCAGTAAAGGTACATTTAATGAATAGCAGTAAAAAATTAAGTCAAAAACTCTTCGAGGAGTAAAACTTTAAGAAGAGATAAAGTTTCTGGTGGATATGACGAGATGGACACACCCGTTCCCATACCGAACACGGAAGTTAAGCATCTCAGTGCTGATAATACTTGGCTGGCGACGGCCTGGGAAAGTAAGTCTCTGCCAGAATTATATCAGAGTTTCGAGCGCATAGCTTGGAACTCTGTTTTTATTTATAATTACTTTGCAGTCTAAATTTTAGTTCAGATACACCCTAAACTTTTATTGAAATTATTCATGAAAATTTGCATTTATGCGATTCATATAGTTTTTTAATTACGTATAGTATGCATGAAATAATGCACCCCAAAAGAGCAATTTATAAAAAGTCATTTTTCAATGGTATTGCAGTGATTGCTTATTTTCAGTGGAATTTTATAGTAATGATTAATATTCTAAACTTTGTTGAAATTATACTATATGATTCAAGAAAATTTTTATTTATTTTACTTCTTAATTTCTTAGCTATTTACGATATGTTATGTAAACAATACGCGCTAAAATAGATACATTTCTCAGAAAGCTATATCAATATGGACTCTTATTCATTATGTTATAAAACGTGGGAATATAGGTAAATAAGTGCTTCATAGTGTAAAATTTCTTTATGTTATTGGCATATTTTCGTATAAGGTGTATAATTTTTATATAGATAACTTAGCAAAATTATAGTTAACAATATTAGATTACTTTATTATTTAACACTTGACTACATAGGGAGGACATAATGAAAAAGGTTGACTTAGTGTTAAGGCATTATAATAAAATAAGGCCTATAAATTGTAAAGTAGTAAGCGGTGATGAAGATAATTTATTCACAATAGAAATTGTTGATAATGAGAGTAAGGGGTTAGAAGTAATTAAAGGGGATCCTGTATTAATAGGAACATTGAATAAAGATGATTCTTTGAACCTTGCTGGAGGAAGTGTAATTGGTGCTAATAAGCAAAACCACAAATATATTCTATGTAAAAATGAAGTTTTGAATATATCGAAAGAACAGGAAAAAAGACAATATGAGCGATTTCCTACATCATTATTGGGAGAAATAAAGTATGAAAATTCAAGCGATAGAGCAAGTTTATACATAAAGGATTTTAGTTATTTAGGTATGGGTGTTTATTCATCAGGAGATTTTAATATAGATGATAAAGTTGACATAAGCATATTTTTAAGTAATAATGTAGTAACATTTGATGGAAGTATTGTACGAAAAAAAATAAATTTTGGAAGGAATGAGTACGGAATTCAAATTATACATAGAGACAAGAATTCTATGCTTTCTACACAGGCTCAGCTAAATAATTTAGTTCAGAATGAAAGAAATTTAATCCATAGACAGCTAATAAATGCAAAATCTACAATATAACTATAATAGAAGGTGATATCGTAATCAAAAATACTATAAAAAATCTATAATGGCTTTTTAAAATTCCTTGAACCAATAAAATCAAAATTATTCACAGTATCAATCGCAGCAATTAATAACAAAACTTATTCATACTAATATACGTAGCAAATATTGGAGGAAATATGCAGAATTTAAATTTAGTATTAAAGCATTATAGTAAACTTAAACCAATTAAGTGTACAGTATTAAGTGGGGATATAAAAAAATTATTTACTGTAAAATTATGTGAAAATGAGAGCAATGAGGCAGATTTTTTAAAAGGAGATCCTGTATTAATAGGGTTGTTATCACATCAGGAAAATATTGAGATTAATGGCGGTAGTGTAGTTGCTTCTATGCCAAGAGAAAATTGTTACATTATATGCTCTAATGAAGTAGAACCAATTATAGAAGAAAGAAGAAAATTTAATAGGTTTCCAACTTCATTGCTTGCAGATATAAAGCAAGTGGGTTCTAGTAAGAGAGAAGCTGCATGTATAAAGGATATAAGTTATTCGGGTATGTGCATTTATTCTCCTGGAGATTTTGAAATAGACAGCGTAATAGACATAAATTTATATTTTAGTACGAACGTTATGACCTTTGAAGCCGGAATATTGAGAAAATCAAAATACTTTGGCAGAAATGAGTATGGGTTACAAATAATACATAGAGATAAGAATGCTATGTATTCTGCACAAAGTTTGGTTGCTTCAATAATACAAAATGAAAAAGATATAATGTTAAGACATTTATCTAGTCTAGCTTTTAAAGTTTAATTATATAAGCTTGTCTTGAATTGCCTAATTTTAGATTACAATATTGGACATACAGTAAAAGAATATAAACTAAGTTTTGTTTTATATTATCTTTTAACAATTTACATGCATCAACAGTTTCTAAAAATTATAATACATACAAGTATTAGAGATAATACTTGAAGGATGGGATGCAAAATGAACTTAGTACTGAAGCATTATGCTAAATTAAAACCTTTGAGTTGTACAGTAGTAAGCGGAGATATTAACAAATTAATAACTATAAAATTCGATAATATCAAGAGAAAAGATATTAGTTTTGTTAAGGGTGACCCTGTTATATTAGCAACGCTCGGATGTGATGGTGAACTGTTGCTTTATGGAGGAAGAGTTATTGCTTTTACCCTAAATAATGATAACTATCTTATTTTTTCAAAAAGGATTAATGTAGATTATGAAGATCAAAAAAGGCGAGAATTTTATAGGTATCCTGCATCCTTACTTGCAGATGTAAGACTAATGGGAACTAGTAATTGGGATGATGCGTGTATAATAGACATTAGCTACTCAGGCATGCGTATTTATTCAAAAGGCAATTATGAAATTGGTAGTAATTTAGAAGTTAATATATTTTTAACAAATAATATTTTAAAATTTGAAGCTGTAGTTGTAAGAAAAACTAAAAGCTTTAATAGATATGAATATGGAATTCAAATTATAAACAAAGACAGAAGTAATTTATATAATACGAAAAATAAAATTTATCAGTTATTAAAAGATGAGAATGCATTAATTTATAAACACTTATTAGGATATAATTACTAATATTAAGTTAAAGAGTATTTGAAAGGTCAAAGGTATGAATATTCAAATTTATGGAGCAAAAGGCTTTGAAACACAAAAAGCTGAAAGGTATTTTAAAGAGCGAAGAATAAGCTACCAATATATTGATTTGCATAAATATGGTCTTAGTAAGGGTGAATACGAAAGTATAAAAGCTTCTGTGGGAATTAGAGAATTGATAAATGTAGACGGTAAGGATTATGAAAGACTAAACATGAGGAATTTAGGAGTTGGAAAAGTAGCTGAGGAAGTTCTTTTAAAAAATCCCAAACTGTTCAATGCACCGATTGTAAGAAATGGGAAAAAGGCTACTGTTGGATATAAACCAGAAATCTGGGAGCAATGGGAATAGAAACTTTGAAATGTTGTATGCATTTCAAGTGTGGGGGTTAGTTTAATTGGGAAGTGATATTCAGAAAAACCAGAAGCTTTTTAACATTAAAGTTGAAGATACTGAGATAAACTATATTGTAACTAGAAGCAATAGAAAAACAATTGGAATTACTATAGATAAAAATGGATTAGTTAAAGTGACCAGTCCATATAGAGTTTCGGAAAG
This region includes:
- a CDS encoding PilZ domain-containing protein, with the protein product MNLVLKHYAKLKPLSCTVVSGDINKLITIKFDNIKRKDISFVKGDPVILATLGCDGELLLYGGRVIAFTLNNDNYLIFSKRINVDYEDQKRREFYRYPASLLADVRLMGTSNWDDACIIDISYSGMRIYSKGNYEIGSNLEVNIFLTNNILKFEAVVVRKTKSFNRYEYGIQIINKDRSNLYNTKNKIYQLLKDENALIYKHLLGYNY
- a CDS encoding uracil-DNA glycosylase, which translates into the protein MKEIRQKLDELYCRYKEEFNQEEIVLGDGCLTSPIVIVGEAPGKDEVMLGRPFVGAAGKNLNEFINVLGIDRDALFITNAIKYRLGKLNPKTQRIINRPATNQDIRNNQKWLHDEINILKPQIIVTLGNVPLKSIMDDFKVSIGDMHGIFNSCNVSGNEFKLFPLYHPASIIYNRALKEVYYNDVLKLKNMITEFFT
- a CDS encoding arsenate reductase family protein; translated protein: MNIQIYGAKGFETQKAERYFKERRISYQYIDLHKYGLSKGEYESIKASVGIRELINVDGKDYERLNMRNLGVGKVAEEVLLKNPKLFNAPIVRNGKKATVGYKPEIWEQWE
- a CDS encoding PilZ domain-containing protein, with the translated sequence MKKVDLVLRHYNKIRPINCKVVSGDEDNLFTIEIVDNESKGLEVIKGDPVLIGTLNKDDSLNLAGGSVIGANKQNHKYILCKNEVLNISKEQEKRQYERFPTSLLGEIKYENSSDRASLYIKDFSYLGMGVYSSGDFNIDDKVDISIFLSNNVVTFDGSIVRKKINFGRNEYGIQIIHRDKNSMLSTQAQLNNLVQNERNLIHRQLINAKSTI
- a CDS encoding uracil-DNA glycosylase; its protein translation is MLTWEQLILACEGCQLCELGKLRNNIVIGRGNIKAPVMFIGEGPGEQEDLKGEPFVGAAGQLLDVLLEALAFKPEDYYIANVVKCRPPNNRVPTDSEAENCLPYLRNQVALIRPKIIVCLGSTAARYVISKEIKITQIRGQWHEQKGCWIMPTFHPAALLRDSTKKVLLFKDIKNVKLKMAEIL
- a CDS encoding class I SAM-dependent methyltransferase, whose protein sequence is MRKFEKIKKYYMQNNKPNQPDYYLLGWESEAAQQQRFVALVNDLNLDRKKILDIGCGTGNLLQFLEQRFSGFEYTGVDILEHMIAIAKSKNLKGTFLCIDIFKENPFTYNEFDNVFASGIFNINLGNNKQFIIDALGLFNSICKETISFNLLYDKSPNREDKYFYTSPDEICKLIEDNYSNHFKIKVIEGYLSNDFTVVCNKVNK
- a CDS encoding PilZ domain-containing protein; its protein translation is MQNLNLVLKHYSKLKPIKCTVLSGDIKKLFTVKLCENESNEADFLKGDPVLIGLLSHQENIEINGGSVVASMPRENCYIICSNEVEPIIEERRKFNRFPTSLLADIKQVGSSKREAACIKDISYSGMCIYSPGDFEIDSVIDINLYFSTNVMTFEAGILRKSKYFGRNEYGLQIIHRDKNAMYSAQSLVASIIQNEKDIMLRHLSSLAFKV